The proteins below come from a single uncultured Carboxylicivirga sp. genomic window:
- a CDS encoding tetratricopeptide repeat protein — protein sequence MKKVALLTLLVLGMTSAFAQKGKVAAASQFLTTNNLDKAKEAIDLALQHEKSIDWPKTYIVAAKVYTEQYKSSKDIEDMKKAFGFYQKAIELDQKGDAKGKGIGKFEKEIKLALTMFKPDLTNAGIDGFNTENFEAALFSFESVLKVGQLPIMEETAVDTAIVYNCALAAYNAKDWAKSEKYFDQAIDLKYGGGDAVLLLNQVFQTTGDSLKIGENLKKGFETYPEDDRILTNLIQFYLDSQQNEEALEYLNKAIAGDPNNAVFYYARGVLYEKIDQEKAIADYNKCLEIDPSNFNSLYNLGVVYYNKGVEQQNVANDKTTTKEFNAAMEIANGYWKQALPYMEKALEVRPDEAAVLETLKGLYYRFEDMDKYNEVKAKLEALGQ from the coding sequence ATGAAAAAAGTCGCGCTATTAACATTGTTAGTATTAGGTATGACTTCTGCTTTTGCTCAGAAGGGAAAAGTAGCTGCAGCAAGTCAGTTTCTAACAACAAATAATCTAGATAAGGCTAAAGAAGCAATAGATCTAGCATTACAGCACGAAAAATCAATCGATTGGCCAAAAACTTATATTGTAGCAGCTAAAGTTTATACTGAGCAATATAAGTCTAGTAAAGATATCGAGGATATGAAAAAAGCCTTTGGCTTCTACCAAAAAGCTATTGAATTAGACCAAAAAGGTGATGCTAAAGGAAAAGGTATTGGTAAATTCGAAAAAGAAATAAAATTAGCCTTAACTATGTTTAAGCCTGATTTGACTAATGCAGGTATTGATGGTTTTAACACTGAAAATTTCGAAGCTGCATTATTTTCTTTTGAAAGTGTACTAAAAGTAGGTCAACTTCCAATTATGGAAGAAACTGCAGTTGATACAGCTATTGTATACAACTGTGCTTTAGCAGCTTATAATGCTAAAGATTGGGCCAAGTCAGAAAAGTATTTTGATCAGGCTATTGATTTAAAATATGGTGGTGGTGATGCTGTATTATTATTAAATCAAGTTTTTCAAACAACTGGTGATTCATTAAAAATTGGTGAAAATCTTAAAAAAGGTTTTGAGACTTATCCTGAAGATGATCGTATCTTAACAAATTTGATTCAATTTTATCTTGATAGCCAACAAAATGAAGAGGCTTTAGAGTATTTGAATAAAGCAATCGCAGGTGATCCTAATAATGCAGTTTTCTATTATGCACGAGGTGTTTTATACGAAAAAATCGATCAGGAAAAAGCTATTGCTGATTACAATAAGTGTTTAGAGATTGATCCAAGTAACTTTAATTCATTGTATAACTTAGGTGTTGTTTATTATAATAAAGGTGTTGAGCAACAAAATGTTGCGAATGATAAAACAACTACCAAAGAATTTAATGCAGCAATGGAAATAGCTAACGGTTACTGGAAGCAAGCGTTACCATACATGGAAAAAGCTCTTGAAGTAAGACCTGACGAAGCAGCTGTATTAGAAACGTTAAAAGGTTTATATTACCGTTTCGAAGATATGGATAAATACAATGAAGTTAAAGCTAAATTAGAAGCTTTAGGACAATAG
- a CDS encoding DUF3850 domain-containing protein, producing MVHDLKIYPMYYQAVKLGVKKFEVRYDDRGYKVGDTLMLREFGIEGYTGQFVEVRVTFILRDTEMLSHRYCVLSIDLLND from the coding sequence ATGGTTCATGATTTAAAAATTTATCCAATGTACTATCAAGCTGTTAAGCTTGGTGTTAAAAAGTTTGAAGTTCGTTATGATGATCGTGGTTATAAAGTTGGTGATACCTTGATGTTAAGGGAATTTGGTATTGAAGGTTATACAGGTCAATTTGTTGAAGTCCGTGTTACATTCATTCTTAGAGATACGGAGATGTTGTCTCATAGATATTGTGTTTTGTCAATTGATTTGTTAAATGACTAA